CCAGACACGCGATAGCCGTGGCTTAAGAGAATTTCTGCAATTGCACTCATACTAATGCCACCAATTCCAATCAAATGGATGTGATGGATTTTATGTTCATTCAAGTCAAAAGAAATCACAATCTTCGCTCCTTTACAAATAAGTTATGAAACTTCTGCTAGGTCAAGACTCCCACTTTTACAGGTAAACTTTCAAATCAGATGAACAGCATCCATCTGATTTACTGACATTCAACGTAAGCTGGAGTAATTTACTTCTAGCCATTAGTGTTGCCAAATTTAGACATTTATATAAAACCAATACTGCTTTTCACTTACAAACTTTCTCTACTTATATTAATACGAAACTCTGTTCAATATAATAACATAAAAAGTAAATAGATGCACATTAATTTTCCCTTGTATTTATTTCAACAAACGAATAAAATAGATAATATAATCAAGAATATTCATACCGGGAGGAATTATATATATGGAGAAGTTGAAAAGAAACGAAAGAATTGCTGCTATTATAAAAATCCTTGGAGATCAACCCAATAAAATATTTACGCTTAATTATTTTACGGAAAAGTTTGCTGCTGCCAAATCTACGATTAGCGAAGATATTATGGTAGTGAAGCAGTCTATGGAAAAAATGAAACTAGGAAAAATTCAAACAATTTCTGGAGCAGCTGGTGGTGTGAAGTTTATTCCCTATACCACAAAAGAACAAAACAAACAAATATTACAAAGCATCTGTAATCACTTGGGGGAAAAAGAGAGAATTCTTCCCGGTGGGTTTTTGTATATGGCAGATATTATTTATTCTCCACAAATGATTCATCAGCTGGGGGAGGTTTTTGCCAGTCAATTTAACTATAAAGAGGTGGATTATATTATAACAGTAGAAACAAAAGGTATACCACTAGCTCTTATGGTGGCAAAAGCTATGAATTTGCCTTTAGTTATTCTTAGAAGAGATAGTAAAGTGACGGAAGGTTCTACAGTAAGCATTAATTATGTTTCTGGTTCCAGTAAAAAAATGCAAAGAATGTCTCTTGCCAGAAGAGCAATTAAGCCTAATTCTAAGGTAATTATTATTGATGATTTTATGAAGGCAGGTGGCACAGCTAAGGGTATGATGGACATGATGAAGGAGTTTGACACCCAGGTAGAAGGAATCGGGGTTTTAATAGCTACCAGAGAACCACAAGAAAAGCTGGTGGAGGATTATATACCACTATTAATTCTGGAAGAAGTAGAAGAAAAAAGCGAAGCTGTAGAAATTTATCCAAACCCTGCTCTTATATAAATTTTTGTTTGTTAAAAGGCATACTAAAAAACCATAAAAAAATTAAGAAATTTATAAATATTTAGAAGGAAATTGAAAACTTATGGAGAATAAAGGTAAATAATAGAAATTATATACATCATATATTAAACTATATACAACCCAGTATCGACATAGTGGAAGGTGGTGAGGGACAGATGCAAGTAACAGATGTAAGAGTGAGAAAGGTAGCAGCAGAGGGTAAAATGAAGGCAATCGTTTCCGTTACTTTTGATAACGAATTTGTTGTACATGACATTAAGATTATCGAAGGACAAAATGGACTATTTATCGCGATGCCTAGCAGAAAAATGGGAGAAGGAGATTTTAGAGACATAGCCCATCCTATTAATTCGGACACAAGATTCAAAATTCAACAGGCTATATTTGCAGAATATGAAAAAGTTAATGAAGAAAGTGAATTAGAAGCAGTTGAGACGATAAGCGCAGCTCATGAAGCATAATTACAGTAGGAAGAAGCCTCTATAACGATCAGGCTTCTTTTTTTTATATTTTTAGTACAGAAATTAAGCAGAGTATCATCGAATAGAAGATTTTGTTGAAAAAGGGTTTATTATTTATTTAAAATATAATAAACTATTAAAGGGATAATAATAAGTATGGAGGGTAAAGTCTATTTTGTTTATTACACAATATATATAAAGAAATAAGGAGACTTTTTATGCAGGTGGTGAAAAAAATGAAATTACAAGCAATCATATTAGCAGCAGGGGCTGGAACGCGTATGAAGTCAAAGCTTCCTAAAGTACTCCATAAGGTTTGTGGTGAACCTATGCTACAACATGTTATAGATGCTGCTTATCAGTCCGATATAGAGGAATGCATCGTTGTAGTTGGGCATGGAGCACAGACAGTAAAAAACAGCTTAACAAAGGATATTAAAACTGTTCTGCAAAAAGAGCAACTGGGAACAGGGCATGCAGTCATGATGACTTATGATCAATTAACTGAAGAAGGAACAGTGTTAATTCTAAACGGAGATGGCCCTTTGATTACAGAAGATACACTAAGAGAGCTTCTTGCTTATCATCAAGAAAAAGGATACAATGCTACAGTTTTAACAGCAGATTTAGCAAACCCCCACGGTTATGGCCGAATCGTCAGAGGTACAGATAATGGGCTAATGAAAATCGTAGAGGAAAAGGATGCTTCCCCAGAGGAAAAGATGATTAAGGAAATTAATTCTGGTCTTTACTGTTTTGATGCTAAAGCACTTAGAGAAGCTTTACCTCGTATCACGAAAGAAAATGCTCAGGGAGAATATTATTTAACAGATGCCCTTGCTATTATCGCTGGTATGGGAAAAGAGGTAGGCGTTTATAAAACAAAAGACTATGAAGATATTATGGCGGTAAACGCCAAAGGCCAGCTGGCACAGGTTGAAGAAATTATGCGCCGACGCATTGCCGAGAAGCACATGGAAGAAGGCGTTACGATTATCAATCCTAGCCATACCTATATAGAAAAGCATGTAAAGATTGGTAGAGATACGATTGTTTATCCTGGTGTCATCTTAGTGGGAGATACTGTTATTGGAGAAGATTGTACCATAGGTGCTAATACAAGAATAGAAGACTCCAAGATAGGAGATTCTGTAACCATTCACCACTCCACCATCCTGCAAAGCACCGTGGGAAAGTGTACAACGGTAGGACCCTATGCTTATGTGAGACCGAATAGTCATATTGGTAAACATGTAAAAATAGGGGATTTTGTAGAAATTAAGAACGCTTTCATTGGAGATCATTCCAAAGCTTCCCACCTCGCTTATATCGGTGACGCAGAGGTAGGTAGCCATGTAAATATAGGATGTGGTGTTGTATTTGTAAATTATGATGGGAAAAATAAACATAAGACAATTATCCGTGATCATGCGTTTATTGGTAGCAACTCTAATTTAATTGCTCCTGTAATTGTGGAAGAGTATGGATATGTAGCCAGTGGTTCTACAATTACAAAGTCTGTAGAAAAAGGAGCACTAGCCATAGCCCGGAGTCATCAACATAATAAAGCCGGCTGGGTAGAAGATAAAGGTTTACTGAAAACAAAGGAGGAATAAAACAAAATGAATACGAGTGGTAGTGAGATAAAAATATTTTCTGGCAATGCTAATGTTGGATTGGCAAAGGAAATCGCTCAGGAAATAGGTGTGCCTCTTGGAAACTGTGAAGTGGGTACCTTTAGTGATGGAGAAATAGCAGTAAATATCAATGAGACCGTAAGAGGAGCAGATGTTTTTGTGGTACAACCTACACATCCTCCTGTAAATGATCATCTTATGGAGCTCTTAATTTTAATTGATGCTTTTAAGAGGGCTTCAGCAGGAAGAATAACAGCGGTTTTACCCTACTATGGCTATGCTAGACAAGATCGTAAAGCAAAGGCAAGGGACCCTATCACAGCTAAATTAGTAGCAGACCTATTGACTGTAGCCGGAGCCGATAGAGTATTAGCTATGGATTTGCATGCTGCGCAAATTCAAGGATACTTTAATATACCAGTAGACCATCTGTTAGGAGTACCAATTTTAGCTGAGTATTTTATTAAGAAGAATATTCAAGATTTAATCGTGGTTTCTCCAGACCTTGGCAGTGTTACTCGGGCTAGAAATTTTGCTAATCACCTTGATGCGCCTATTGCCATTATCGATAAAAGAAGACCTAAGGCAAATGTTTCAGAAGTAATGAACATTATTGGAGAGGTTGAAGGAAAAAATGTTATTTTAATTGACGATATGATTGATACCGCTGGTACCATTGTGCAGGCTGCCAATGCCTTAAAAGAATTTGGAGCAAAGGATGTATATGCTGCTTGTACCCATCCTTTATTGTCTGGACCAGCCATTGAAAGAATTCAAAACTCCCAGATTAAGGAACTGATCACTACCAACTCTATCACTTTGGCAGAGGAAAAAAATATCGATAAAATTAAGGTAATGTCGGTAGCCCGCTTGTTTGCAGAAGCAATTCAAAGAATTTATAAAAATATTTCTGTAAGCAGATTATTTGATTAGACTATCTTCTATCTAAGCGAAATATAGACATACGATTGTAGCCCACGGTTTTAGGTGAAACCGCAGACCGTGTATTTGAAAAATTAGCTTTAAAAGCGTGTGTCTATCGTTTAGATTCAACAAAAGGGTGCATAGGAGGTTATTAAAAATGCACATCATTGTAGGACTAGGAAATCCAGGTAAAAAGTACGATGGCACAAGACATAACATAGGCTTTGACACCATAGACCTATTAGCCCATCGTCATGGCATAAAGGTAAACAAGTTAAAACATAAGGCGCTTTACGGAGAAGGATTTTGGGGAGGAGAAAAGGTTTTATTGGCAAAGCCTCAAACCTTCATGAACTTAAGTGGAGAAAGCCTTCGAGATATGGTGGAATTCTATAAAATAGACAAGAAAAACTTGGTGGTTATTTATGATGATATTGATATAGAAGTAGGAGCCCTTAGAATTCGTCAGCAGGGCAGTGCTGGTAGCCATAATGGTATGAAGTCCATTATTTATCTACTGCAGTCTGATGCTTTCCCGAGAGTACGGATCGGCATAGGAAAACCAAAGTTTGGGGACTTAGCGGATTATGTTTTGGGAAGATTTTCAAAGGAAGAAGTGACTTCTATGAGGGAAACTGTAGAGAAAGCTGCTGAAGCAGTGGAGACCATTGTCAAAGAAGGTATAGACCTAGCTATGAATCGTTATAATAGATCATGATACTTATAGCAGGTATATTGTCGGCACTGGTTGCTTATTTATGTAATAAGATCATATTAAAATCCTTTCAAGACGAAGGTCTCACAGTATTAGTACCTTTATTAGAGGAAATGGCGAAAACCACCTTTGCCTTTTCCCTTAAAACCAGTATTATAGGAACCCATTTTATTTTTGGCTGTATAGAAGGAATTTACGATATTTTTACCTCATCAAAAAAAATAGGAAAGTGGGCTGCTGTGGCTAGTATTTTAAGCCATAGCTTTTTTGGCATGATTACTTATCTAACCTATACAAAAACAAACATTAGTTTTATAGCAATTTTGGTATCTTGGATATTCCATAGTGGATGGAATTGGTATGTAGTTAAAAAATTGTAAAAGCAGGTGCAAAATATGAAAAAGAATGTAGTATTATCACCTTTAGAAAACTCATTGCAATATCTACAGTTAGCACAAACCTTGAGGGAAGAAAAATCTTCGGTAAGCCTTCATGGGTTAGATGATTCTCAACGGGGGCATGTTGCTTATGGGCTATATAAAGGACTAAGGCGACAGCTTTGTCTGCTGACCTATAGTGAAATAGAAGCACAACAAATTTATCAAGATTTAAAGTTTTATGTTGAAGATCAAGCCATTTTCTTTCCTACAAAGGATATTGTATTTTATGATGTAGAAGCCACCAGCGAAGAGGTTAGTGAAGAAAGAATAAAGGCTTTGAATAAGTTAGTAGGGGGGGAAGCTTGCATTGTAGTAGCATCTATTGATGCACTATTATTAAAACTTACTCCTGTAGATATCTATAAAAAATATCAACTAGCTTTTACCGTGGGACAACGTATTCACCTCCAGCAGGTGACAGAAAACTTTATTTTGCAGGATTATGAAAGAGTAGAAAGAGTAGACACAAAGGGACAGTTCAGTATTCGAGGGGGAATTATTGATATTTTTCCTCCAGCAGAAGAAAATCCTATTCGTATCGAACTGTTCGATGATGAAGTAGACTCAATTCGGTACTTTGAAGTAGAAACACAAAAATCTATAGAAAAAATTGAAAAAATAACAGTTTATCCAGCTAAAGAAATTATTATAGAAGTCAATCACCACGAAAAAACAGTACCTCAACTATCACAGGAACTAAAAAACACCTTAAAAAAACTAGACCCTGCTGCGGGAGAAAAGCTGCAGGGAAAAATAGCGGAGGCAGTGGAAAGACTTTCTAACCTTGGAAGATTTAAAGGAATTCAGAAGTTTTTACCCTATATCTATGAAAAAGCAGCTTCTTTGATAGACTATTTTCAGGAGGAAGCTATTGTTATTGTAGACGAACCGGATCGAGGAAAGGAAAAGATAAAAGGATATCTAGAGGAGTTCAGGGAAAACTTTAAAACCCTCTTAGAAAGAGGAGAAGTATTACCTAATCAAGCACACCTTTTGTTTAACTATGAAGAAATTATTAAAAGATTAAAAGACCGATCTTTGGTGACTTCCAGTCTTCTACCCAAAAATCATCCAGATTTACAGCCTAAAAAAATTATTAATTTTATCTCTAGACCAGTTCAATCTTTTTATGGTAAAATGAATCATTTTGTAAAAGAAATAAGTTCACTGCAACAAAAAGGTTATGAAATTCGAATTGTGACAACTACAAAGGAAAAGGCAATGAAATTGCTGGAGTTATTAAGGGAAGAAGAGGTGTTAACAGAGTTTTTTGTAAAAGACGATGCTAAGGCGTCTCATAAGGGTAAAGTAGTCATTCTTCAAGGAAACCTTCATCGGGGTTTTGAATATGTAGATATAAAATATATCCTTTTCACTGACTATGAAATCTACGGGGCGTATAAAAAGAAAAAGCAAAAGATAAAGAGGAAGGATACTTCCCCTATAAAGTCTTTTATAGACCTTCAGGTAGGGGATTATGTGGTTCATGAGGGGCATGGTATAGGAAAATATATAGGTATCGAAGAATTAAAGGTGGAGGGCGTAAAAAAGGATTATTTAAAAATTCGTTACTCCGGAGAAGATAATCTTTATCTTCCTACCGATCAGATGGATTTAATTCAAAAATATATAGGTGCTGATGATAAAGCACCAAAGCTCAACAAATTAGGAGGCACAGAATGGGTTAAAACGAAGGCAAAGGCAAAAAAAGCCATCGAGGATATGGCTAAGGATCTCTTAAAGCTTTATGCTGAAAGAGAAAAAAGCAAAGGCTATGCCTTCTCAAGGGATACCGATTGGCAAAAACAATTTGAATATTTATTTCCCTATGAAGAAACCCCGGATCAGATAAGGTGTATAGAAGAAATGAAAAAAGATATGGAAGTAGATCGATCTATGGATCGGTTGCTCTGCGGTGATGTAGGCTATGGTAAAACAGAAGTGGCTATAAGAGGTGCCTTTAAATGTGTTATGGACAGTAAGCAGGTGGCAGTTTTAGTACCCACCACCATATTAGCGCAACAGCACTATAATAACTTTAAGGAACGTTTTTCTGGTTTTCCTGTAACAGTAGAGATGTTAAGTCGTTTTAGGACACCGACGCAACAAAAACATACCATAGAAAGTGTACGAACGGGGAATATAGATGTTTTGATTGGTACCCATAGGCTTTTATCAAAGGATGTTGTTTTCAAGGACCTAGGATTATTGATCGTAGATGAGGAACAGCGATTTGGTGTAAAGCATAAGGAAGCATTAAAACAGCTGAAAAAATCTGTAGATGTATTAACCTTAACAGCCACCCCTATACCTAGAACCCTGCACATGTCTATGATTGGCGTGCGGGATATGAGTGTGATTGAAGACCCTCCAGAGGAAAGATACCCTGTACAGACTTATGTAGCTTCCTATAATGAATCCTTAATTACAGATGCTCTTACAAGAGAGATGGCTAGAGGAGGACAGGTATATTATGTTTACAATCGGGTACAGGGAATCCATCAAGTGGCAGCAAAATTAGGAAGTTTAGTGCCCCAAGCCAGGGTAGGGGTAGCCCATGGTCAAATGAGTGAAAGGCAGCTAGAAAAGCTAATGTTGGAGTATTATCATGGAGAATATGACGTGCTGGTATGTACCACCATTATAGAAACTGGTTTAGATATTGCCAATGTCAACACCATCATTATACAAGATGCAGATCGATTAGGACTTTCTCAGTTATATCAGTTAAGGGGCAGAGTTGGAAGGTCCAATCGCCAAGGGTATGCTTATCTTCTATACGAAAAAGATAAAATTTTATCAGAAGTAGCAGAAAAGCGTCTCAAGGCCATTAAAGAGTTTACAGAATTTGGATCAGGGTTTAAAATTGCTATGAGGGATTTAGAAATAAGGGGAGCAGGAAATTTATTAGGATCAGAACAGCATGGTCACATGGCCTCCATTGGTTATGATCTTTATGTGAAGTTATTGGAGGAGACGGTAGGAGAACTAAAGGGAGAAAAAATAGAAAAATATGAAGATACGATGATGGAGCTAAATGTAGATGCATATATCTCAGAAAAATATATTTCCAATCCAAGTCATAAAATAGAGATTTACAAGAAAATAGCTTCTATTCGTAACGAGGAAGATATGTATGCTATTGAAGAAGAGATAGAAGATCGTTTTGGAGACATTCCCCTAAGTGTAAGGAATTTACTGCTGATTTCTTATATTAAAGCCTTGGCAAAGAACTTAAAAATCCAATATATTTCTCAGAAAGAGAAAAGTATCCGTATACAGTTTAGAGAAGCTAAGGTACTAAGACCAGAAAATATTGTTGAAGTTATGGAGAGCTATCGATGGAAGGTAACGATCCATGGGGGGCAGCAGCCTTATATCACTTACAAAATACAGACACAAGATCAATATAAGGTGTTGTTAGACATAAAGGGTTTAATAGAAAAAATTAGTGGTTTAAAAAAGGCTGCCAGTTAGCTATAATAGAAGATAGACAGAAGGAGAGTGAATAAAAATGCCTTTAAAAAACAGTAAAAAATTTATGGTGGTAATAGCTGCTGTACTTATGATAGCTTTATTTTTTATAGGGTGTTCTAGTACTGCTAAGATACCACAGGATGCTGTAGCAGTGGTAAATGGTAACAGTATATCTATGGGAGAATTTGAAAAAACCCTAGCATTACAAAGAATGAGCTATGAAGCACAGTTCGGGGCGGAAATATTGATACAAGATATGGGTACAGGTGTCACACTTTTAGAGTCCATAAAAAAGCAGCTTTTAGACAAAATTGTATCAGATGAAGTTCTTATTCAAGAGGCAAGAAAAAATAATATTACAGCTACAGAAGAAGAAATACAAGCAGCTTATGAACCGTATTTAGTTTTTAAGGATCAAAATGAATCATTTCAACAGTTTGCAGAGGAAAATAATATAGACGAAGCCTATATGAAGCAACAAATTGAAAAAGATATCATTCTTCACAAATATAGAGATTTTTTTATAGAAAATCTTGAAATTGCTGAAGAAGCTGCTGAGGCTTATTATAACGACAATCCAGCCTTCTTTATACAGGAGGAGGTAAGTGCAAGACATATTCTTGTAGAGGAACTAGATACAGCGAAGGAAGTTTTGCAAAAGATTGAAGAAGGAGAAGATTTCATTGCATTGGCGGCTCAGTATTCTACAGAACCGGGGGCAGCAGAACGTGGAGGAGATTTAGGATACTTCGGTAGAGGTGAAATGGTAACAGAGTTTGAGGAAGCAGCTTTTGCTTTAGAACCAGGGGAAGTTAGCGATATTGTGGAAACTAGATTTGGATACCACATTATTCTGGTAGAAGATGTTATTCGGGAGACCCAAAAATATGAAGATGTTAAATTGTATTTAATTGAATTTTTAAAGGAGCAAGAATATCAAGAGCACGTTGAAGCATTGATAGAAAAAGCAGAAATTAATAAAAGAGAAGAATTTTAGGTAAAAACAGGTATTAAAGATACCTGTTTTTTTTTGTGTAAAAAGCAAATCCTTCCAATGAATAAAAAACAAAGATTGGTAAAATACTATGATTACACTAAAATTTTACTTTAACTTAGGAGGGAATCATATTGAAGGCTACAGGAATAGTAAGACGTATAGATGACTTAGGCAGAGTAGTAATTCCCAAGGAAATTAGGAGAACTCTTAGAATTAGAGAAGGAGATCCTCTTGAAATATTTACAGATCGAGAAGGGGAGGTTATACTAAAAAAATACTCTCCTATAGGAGAATTAAGTGAATTTGCTACAGAGTATGCAGAATCTTTACAAGAAGCTTTAGGACACATTGCAATTATAACTGATAGGGATACGATTATAGCAGTAGCTGGTCATTCTAAAAAAGAATACTTAGAAAAACGTATAAGTAAGGCTTTAGAGAGAATAATGGAAGAAAGAGAGACAACATTATTTAACGAAGGAGAGCAGATGCACCCAATCGCTTCTGATGAGGGAGATGAAGGGGAATATACAGCTCAGGTGATAGCCCCTATTGTCACTCAGGGAGATCCCATAGGAACAGTGATTATTTGTTCTAAAAACAAAGGCGTGAATATGGGAGAAGTTGAGAAAAAAATAGCTACAACAGCTGCATCCTTCTTGTCAAAACAAATGGAACAATAGAAATGTTAAAGCTCCGCAATGTCGGGGCTGTTTTTTTTAGTAAAAGTTTGTTATAATCAATTAGGAAATTATTAAGTTGTGTTCTTCAGGGACTTAATCTTCAAAGCAATAAAGCATAAAGTAGTATATGGAGGAATGAATAATGAAGAAGGATACCTTTTTAAAAGGAGCAGTTATTTTAGGAGCTGCAGGAATGATTGTAAAGGTAATGGGAGCGTTTTTTAGAATCCCTTTGGGCTATATTATTGAATCAGAAGGTATGGGCTATTATCAAGTAGGCTATACGGTTTATAATTTTTTGCTGGCCTTTACTGCTGCTGGGTTTCCTACAGCTATATCCAAATTAGTATCAGAAAAGAGAGCGAGAGCAGACTATCAGGGGGCTCATAAGGTTTTTAAGACTTCCTTCTACCTACTATTAGCTTTAGGGACTGTGGGATCGGTGGCTTTAGCGCTGCTAACTACCTTTTTAGTAAACAATGTGTTTGAAAGTCCAAATGCCTACTATGCAGTAGTGGCACTGGCGCCGGCGGTATTTTTTGTTGCTGCTTTAGCCGCTTTTAGGGGTTATTTTCAGGGCATGAAGGATATGATGCCTACCGCTGTTTCTCAGGTAATAGAACAGGCAGCTAGGGTATTGTTTGGTTTTTCCTTAGCATATATCTTTTTAAGACGATTTGGCGTAATCTATGCAGCAGGAGGTGCTGCCTTCGGTGCTTCTATAGGAGCCGCTTCTGCTCTGGGCATGATGGCATTCCTTTATAAAAAAAGAGAAAACAATATTCTGCCTTTAGAGGGACAGGCTATTGATGCTGAAGAAGAAACTTCTCAACAGATTATCAAAAGACTTTTAAGAATTGCTATCCCCATTGCGATTGGAGCGGCTGTAATGCCACTCATTAATATGATAGATACATTTATAGTATTAAGAAGGCTGCAGGCCACAGGTTTTAGCTATCAAGAGGCGAATAGCTTATATGGACAGCTGCAGGGGATGGCAGCTGCACTTGTAAATCTGCCACAAGTATTAACGCTGGCATTGGCTACCAGTATCGTGCCGGTAATTTCAGAATCGGCGGCTCAAAATGACTGGGATAGCGCAAGACAAGATATACGGTCAGCTCTTCGGGTAGCTTTGCTGATTGGTTTACCAGCATCTGCAGGATTGGCGGTATTATCTACCCCGATTATGGCAATGCTTTATCCTAGGGAACCAGCTACCATAGGTAGAATACTCTTATTCTTAGCCTTTGCTGTAACCTTTTTAGCACCACTACAAGCTTTGACAGGTGTACTACAGGGGTTAGGAAAGCCTGATATTCCTGTTCGAAACCTCATGGTGGGGGCTGGGTTTAAATTTATTACTACGTATGTATTAACAGGAATCCCTGCTTTAAATGTAAAAGGTGCTGCGATAGGAACTGTGATTGCTTACTTTGTAGCTTTTCTTTTAAACTTTATAGCAGTAAAGAAAGAGACAAAGGTGGCTTTTGAGCCAAAACAGTTTATTATAAAACCAGTTTTATCTGTAACAGTTATGGGAGCAGTTGTTTTTATTCTTTACAGACAGCTATATAACTTCCTTGGGAATAGTCTTTCTACTGTGATATCTATTGCTATAGGAGCAGCTGTTTATGGTGTGATGCTTTTAAAAACAAAAACGATTATTGAAGAAGACTTTGATCTATTACCAGGAGGCAGCAAACTATTAAAGTTGCTCCGTAAACTGAAGCTTATGCATTAAAGTTAAAGTTCAAGTTCAAAGGCGTATATAGATGTGTGCCCTTAAAATTTAACTTTAGAAGCGCGCATCTATACGTACCTTAAGAAGGGAGTGATTAAGATAGCCAAACTTACTATTGTGGGCTTAGGACCTGGGGCGAAGGAACACTTAACCTTAGCTACATTAACAGCCATGAAACAACATAAAAAAATATACCTCAGGACAGAAAAGCATCCTGTAGTAGCTTATCTCAAGGGAGAAGGCATCGTGTATCAAACATTTGATGCTGTTTATGAGGAAAAAGAAGATTTTCAAGAAGTATACCAGCATATTGTAGATGACCTTGTAAACAAAGCAAAAAGAGAGGATATTTTGTATGCGGTGCCGGGACATCCTTATGTAGCAGAAAATACGGTGCAGATGTTAATAGAAGCCTGTAGGAAAGAAAAAGAGATAGAAAAGATAGTATATCCTGCCATGAGTTTTATAGATGCCATGTTTATGGCATTAGAAGTGGACCCTGTTAATGGATTCAAGTTACTAGATGGCCTACAGCTAGAGAAGCAGGAACCGGATACAGCCATTGCCAATATTATTACCCAGGTTTATGATCCCCTGATTGCTTCTGAGGTGAAATTAAGACTAATGAACTATTATGAGGATGAACAGGAGATATTTGTAGTGAAAAATGCTGGTATTCCT
The sequence above is drawn from the Clostridium formicaceticum genome and encodes:
- the purR gene encoding pur operon repressor yields the protein MEKLKRNERIAAIIKILGDQPNKIFTLNYFTEKFAAAKSTISEDIMVVKQSMEKMKLGKIQTISGAAGGVKFIPYTTKEQNKQILQSICNHLGEKERILPGGFLYMADIIYSPQMIHQLGEVFASQFNYKEVDYIITVETKGIPLALMVAKAMNLPLVILRRDSKVTEGSTVSINYVSGSSKKMQRMSLARRAIKPNSKVIIIDDFMKAGGTAKGMMDMMKEFDTQVEGIGVLIATREPQEKLVEDYIPLLILEEVEEKSEAVEIYPNPALI
- the spoVG gene encoding septation regulator SpoVG; amino-acid sequence: MQVTDVRVRKVAAEGKMKAIVSVTFDNEFVVHDIKIIEGQNGLFIAMPSRKMGEGDFRDIAHPINSDTRFKIQQAIFAEYEKVNEESELEAVETISAAHEA
- the glmU gene encoding bifunctional UDP-N-acetylglucosamine diphosphorylase/glucosamine-1-phosphate N-acetyltransferase GlmU; amino-acid sequence: MKLQAIILAAGAGTRMKSKLPKVLHKVCGEPMLQHVIDAAYQSDIEECIVVVGHGAQTVKNSLTKDIKTVLQKEQLGTGHAVMMTYDQLTEEGTVLILNGDGPLITEDTLRELLAYHQEKGYNATVLTADLANPHGYGRIVRGTDNGLMKIVEEKDASPEEKMIKEINSGLYCFDAKALREALPRITKENAQGEYYLTDALAIIAGMGKEVGVYKTKDYEDIMAVNAKGQLAQVEEIMRRRIAEKHMEEGVTIINPSHTYIEKHVKIGRDTIVYPGVILVGDTVIGEDCTIGANTRIEDSKIGDSVTIHHSTILQSTVGKCTTVGPYAYVRPNSHIGKHVKIGDFVEIKNAFIGDHSKASHLAYIGDAEVGSHVNIGCGVVFVNYDGKNKHKTIIRDHAFIGSNSNLIAPVIVEEYGYVASGSTITKSVEKGALAIARSHQHNKAGWVEDKGLLKTKEE
- a CDS encoding ribose-phosphate diphosphokinase, encoding MNTSGSEIKIFSGNANVGLAKEIAQEIGVPLGNCEVGTFSDGEIAVNINETVRGADVFVVQPTHPPVNDHLMELLILIDAFKRASAGRITAVLPYYGYARQDRKAKARDPITAKLVADLLTVAGADRVLAMDLHAAQIQGYFNIPVDHLLGVPILAEYFIKKNIQDLIVVSPDLGSVTRARNFANHLDAPIAIIDKRRPKANVSEVMNIIGEVEGKNVILIDDMIDTAGTIVQAANALKEFGAKDVYAACTHPLLSGPAIERIQNSQIKELITTNSITLAEEKNIDKIKVMSVARLFAEAIQRIYKNISVSRLFD
- the pth gene encoding aminoacyl-tRNA hydrolase, with product MHIIVGLGNPGKKYDGTRHNIGFDTIDLLAHRHGIKVNKLKHKALYGEGFWGGEKVLLAKPQTFMNLSGESLRDMVEFYKIDKKNLVVIYDDIDIEVGALRIRQQGSAGSHNGMKSIIYLLQSDAFPRVRIGIGKPKFGDLADYVLGRFSKEEVTSMRETVEKAAEAVETIVKEGIDLAMNRYNRS
- the mfd gene encoding transcription-repair coupling factor, which translates into the protein MKKNVVLSPLENSLQYLQLAQTLREEKSSVSLHGLDDSQRGHVAYGLYKGLRRQLCLLTYSEIEAQQIYQDLKFYVEDQAIFFPTKDIVFYDVEATSEEVSEERIKALNKLVGGEACIVVASIDALLLKLTPVDIYKKYQLAFTVGQRIHLQQVTENFILQDYERVERVDTKGQFSIRGGIIDIFPPAEENPIRIELFDDEVDSIRYFEVETQKSIEKIEKITVYPAKEIIIEVNHHEKTVPQLSQELKNTLKKLDPAAGEKLQGKIAEAVERLSNLGRFKGIQKFLPYIYEKAASLIDYFQEEAIVIVDEPDRGKEKIKGYLEEFRENFKTLLERGEVLPNQAHLLFNYEEIIKRLKDRSLVTSSLLPKNHPDLQPKKIINFISRPVQSFYGKMNHFVKEISSLQQKGYEIRIVTTTKEKAMKLLELLREEEVLTEFFVKDDAKASHKGKVVILQGNLHRGFEYVDIKYILFTDYEIYGAYKKKKQKIKRKDTSPIKSFIDLQVGDYVVHEGHGIGKYIGIEELKVEGVKKDYLKIRYSGEDNLYLPTDQMDLIQKYIGADDKAPKLNKLGGTEWVKTKAKAKKAIEDMAKDLLKLYAEREKSKGYAFSRDTDWQKQFEYLFPYEETPDQIRCIEEMKKDMEVDRSMDRLLCGDVGYGKTEVAIRGAFKCVMDSKQVAVLVPTTILAQQHYNNFKERFSGFPVTVEMLSRFRTPTQQKHTIESVRTGNIDVLIGTHRLLSKDVVFKDLGLLIVDEEQRFGVKHKEALKQLKKSVDVLTLTATPIPRTLHMSMIGVRDMSVIEDPPEERYPVQTYVASYNESLITDALTREMARGGQVYYVYNRVQGIHQVAAKLGSLVPQARVGVAHGQMSERQLEKLMLEYYHGEYDVLVCTTIIETGLDIANVNTIIIQDADRLGLSQLYQLRGRVGRSNRQGYAYLLYEKDKILSEVAEKRLKAIKEFTEFGSGFKIAMRDLEIRGAGNLLGSEQHGHMASIGYDLYVKLLEETVGELKGEKIEKYEDTMMELNVDAYISEKYISNPSHKIEIYKKIASIRNEEDMYAIEEEIEDRFGDIPLSVRNLLLISYIKALAKNLKIQYISQKEKSIRIQFREAKVLRPENIVEVMESYRWKVTIHGGQQPYITYKIQTQDQYKVLLDIKGLIEKISGLKKAAS